One window of Paenibacillus sp. FSL K6-3182 genomic DNA carries:
- the tsaB gene encoding tRNA (adenosine(37)-N6)-threonylcarbamoyltransferase complex dimerization subunit type 1 TsaB, giving the protein MSNEQRNQTGPILALDTSTASMAAAIVSGYEVLADIQTLAERNHSVHVVTHIQEMLRKSGLANTDIEAIAVGNGPGSYTGMRIAISVAKTLAWVWNKPLVSVSSLEAIAYGAWHQQVSGIAELDKARNGEHWVFPIMDARRGQVYTSAFSMTDASEWTRWLDDGVRIMKDFVDQLEQRLANLPAGSIRSISLVGDLSLHEESAMRLKQIGEAAGVIVQLQTFIQEGKWIAELGLKRLQSGLLEDPHTLIPNYTQLTEAEVVWKAKQAGEAKA; this is encoded by the coding sequence ATGAGTAATGAGCAGAGAAATCAAACGGGACCGATACTCGCTTTAGATACGTCCACGGCGTCGATGGCAGCTGCTATCGTTAGCGGTTATGAGGTGCTTGCGGATATTCAAACGTTAGCGGAAAGAAACCATTCTGTACACGTTGTGACGCATATTCAAGAAATGCTGCGAAAAAGCGGCCTTGCTAATACGGACATTGAGGCGATTGCGGTTGGGAATGGACCAGGATCATATACAGGAATGCGTATTGCGATCTCTGTAGCAAAAACGTTGGCATGGGTATGGAACAAGCCGCTGGTGAGCGTGTCCAGCTTGGAGGCCATAGCATATGGTGCTTGGCATCAGCAGGTGAGCGGAATTGCGGAGCTGGATAAAGCGCGTAATGGCGAGCATTGGGTATTTCCGATTATGGATGCAAGGCGCGGTCAGGTGTATACATCGGCTTTCTCGATGACGGATGCATCTGAATGGACTCGCTGGCTGGATGATGGCGTTCGTATTATGAAAGATTTTGTAGATCAGCTTGAGCAGCGATTAGCGAATTTGCCGGCTGGAAGCATAAGGAGCATCTCACTCGTCGGCGACCTGTCGCTTCATGAAGAAAGCGCGATGCGCTTGAAGCAGATTGGCGAGGCAGCAGGCGTTATCGTTCAGCTTCAAACCTTTATCCAAGAGGGCAAATGGATAGCAGAGCTTGGCCTCAAAAGACTACAGTCAGGTCTATTAGAAGATCCGCATACTCTTATTCCTAACTACACTCAGCTAACTGAGGCTGAGGTCGTATGGAAGGCAAAGCAGGCAGGTGAAGCTAAGGCATGA
- the rimI gene encoding ribosomal protein S18-alanine N-acetyltransferase gives MKLEVNKLIFRAMTMADIPAIVAIEQEAFTSPWTVEAFTNELMNNLFARYMIMEYEEQIIGYGGMWVIMDEAHVTNIAVRSDYRGQGLGNCLLNELQRTAVFFGAVKMTLEVRPSNEIAQNLYRKYGFEPAGIRPRYYSDNNEDALIMWAELDKERLKVREQ, from the coding sequence ATGAAATTAGAAGTGAACAAACTCATTTTTCGAGCGATGACTATGGCAGACATACCCGCTATCGTTGCGATTGAACAGGAAGCCTTTACGAGTCCATGGACTGTGGAAGCATTCACGAATGAGCTCATGAACAACTTATTTGCTCGCTATATGATTATGGAATATGAGGAACAAATAATAGGCTACGGCGGCATGTGGGTTATTATGGACGAAGCACATGTAACGAATATTGCGGTACGCTCAGATTATCGCGGGCAAGGTTTAGGAAACTGCTTGCTTAATGAGCTGCAGCGGACGGCAGTTTTCTTTGGCGCGGTAAAGATGACGCTAGAGGTTCGTCCCTCCAATGAAATTGCGCAAAACCTTTATCGGAAATACGGTTTTGAGCCTGCCGGCATACGCCCGCGGTACTACTCGGACAACAATGAAGACGCGCTTATAATGTGGGCTGAGCTAGACAAAGAGCGGTTGAAGGTAAGGGAGCAATGA
- the tsaD gene encoding tRNA (adenosine(37)-N6)-threonylcarbamoyltransferase complex transferase subunit TsaD, with protein MNVNQSKQTVNEQPMNDLVLAIETSCDETSAAVIRGGKHILSNVVSSQIEIHERYGGVVPEIASRKHVESITLIIEQAVKESGLTLKDMSAIAVTQGPGLVGALLVGIVAAKSLSMALDIPLIGTHHIAGHIYANELVHDIIYPCMALVVSGGHTELVLLKSEGDFQVVGRTRDDAVGEAYDKVARALHLPYPGGPHIDKLAVEADESITLPRAWLEPDSYDFSFSGLKSAVLAVINQTRMKGLVLNEAALARGFQESVTEVLVTKALRAVKQYGAKQLLLCGGVAANKGLRAALSAKCTSERVPLLIPPNSLCTDNAAMIGAAAYLKLKRSQFTDLDMKADPGLSLESWSVSNMPHSLAE; from the coding sequence ATGAATGTGAATCAATCGAAACAGACAGTGAATGAACAGCCAATGAATGATCTTGTTTTGGCGATTGAAACGAGCTGCGACGAAACGTCAGCGGCGGTTATTCGCGGTGGAAAACATATTTTATCGAATGTCGTGTCCAGCCAAATTGAAATACATGAACGATACGGCGGTGTAGTTCCCGAGATTGCATCGCGTAAACATGTAGAGTCGATTACATTGATAATAGAACAGGCTGTCAAGGAATCAGGGCTAACGTTAAAGGATATGTCCGCTATCGCTGTTACACAAGGTCCCGGTCTTGTAGGGGCTTTGCTCGTAGGTATTGTAGCCGCCAAAAGCCTGTCTATGGCATTAGATATTCCATTGATCGGTACGCATCATATTGCAGGTCATATTTATGCAAATGAGCTCGTTCATGACATTATATATCCATGTATGGCGCTAGTTGTTTCGGGGGGCCATACAGAGTTAGTTCTGTTAAAAAGCGAAGGTGATTTCCAAGTTGTTGGCCGTACTAGGGATGACGCAGTCGGTGAAGCATATGACAAGGTAGCGCGTGCGCTACATTTGCCTTACCCAGGCGGGCCGCATATCGACAAGCTTGCAGTCGAAGCAGACGAATCGATTACTTTGCCTCGTGCATGGCTGGAACCGGATAGCTATGATTTTAGCTTTAGCGGCTTGAAATCAGCAGTACTAGCGGTTATTAATCAGACGAGAATGAAAGGTTTAGTCCTGAATGAGGCGGCACTTGCTCGCGGATTCCAAGAGTCAGTCACTGAGGTGCTCGTCACAAAAGCTCTGCGCGCAGTCAAACAATATGGCGCAAAGCAGCTGCTGCTTTGTGGCGGCGTGGCAGCGAATAAGGGCTTGAGGGCAGCTTTAAGTGCAAAGTGCACGTCAGAACGTGTGCCTCTGCTCATACCGCCGAATTCGCTGTGTACAGATAATGCTGCAATGATTGGAGCAGCGGCTTATTTGAAGCTAAAACGGTCGCAATTCACAGATCTTGACATGAAAGCTGACCCTGGTTTATCGCTTGAGAGCTGGTCAGTGAGCAATATGCCACATTCGTTGGCTGAATAG
- a CDS encoding HD-GYP domain-containing protein codes for MRKTQIGMVKPGDKVAKPIFQENGNVLLGEGVELNDRYIDRLRNLGIDFLFIEDGLTEDLIPEDTIRDETRKQAVDTIYKTMNSFKDQTVTKGRTIAPDMGRNFRAVFGQIMQDLSSRPNMLVNLTSIHAMEGYLFQHSFNVAVLSGIMGMAKGFNRNQLEELGIGALLFDIGMTKVPPKLLAHTGGLSLAEREVIKSHAKDGFDILRKYHDISIVSAHCALQHHERFNGSGYPRGLKESEIHMYAQIVGLADTFDALTSPRPYRKRYTASEAIEFLFAAGGTFFDLDLIKLFCRHISIYPVSTSLLLSTGQVGVVSENTELALHRPRVRIIMEPDGTMPASPYEIELKNELHITIVKEL; via the coding sequence ATGAGAAAAACGCAGATTGGAATGGTCAAGCCGGGAGACAAGGTGGCTAAACCCATTTTTCAAGAAAACGGCAACGTGCTTCTAGGAGAAGGGGTTGAATTGAATGATCGTTACATCGATCGATTGCGGAACTTAGGCATCGATTTTCTATTCATAGAGGATGGGTTGACGGAGGATCTGATTCCTGAAGATACGATCCGTGATGAAACGCGTAAGCAAGCGGTCGATACTATTTACAAAACGATGAACTCCTTCAAAGACCAGACCGTAACAAAAGGGCGAACGATCGCACCGGATATGGGCCGCAATTTTCGGGCGGTATTCGGCCAAATTATGCAGGATTTATCCTCAAGACCAAACATGCTGGTTAATTTAACGAGCATTCATGCCATGGAAGGTTATTTATTTCAGCATTCCTTTAACGTGGCTGTGCTTTCAGGCATTATGGGCATGGCAAAGGGCTTTAATCGCAATCAGCTTGAAGAGCTTGGCATTGGCGCGCTGCTCTTCGATATTGGTATGACAAAGGTGCCGCCAAAGCTGCTGGCTCATACTGGCGGTTTATCGCTGGCGGAACGTGAAGTCATCAAAAGCCATGCGAAGGACGGGTTCGATATATTGCGCAAGTATCACGATATATCTATCGTTTCTGCACACTGCGCGCTTCAGCATCATGAACGATTTAACGGATCAGGTTACCCGCGCGGGCTCAAGGAAAGTGAGATCCATATGTACGCTCAAATCGTAGGATTAGCGGACACTTTTGATGCATTAACTTCACCAAGGCCTTATCGCAAACGGTACACGGCAAGCGAAGCGATTGAGTTTTTATTTGCTGCCGGCGGCACTTTTTTTGATCTGGACTTGATTAAGCTGTTCTGTCGTCATATATCAATATATCCAGTTTCGACTTCACTTTTGCTTAGCACTGGTCAAGTTGGTGTCGTTTCAGAAAATACGGAGCTCGCTCTCCATCGTCCCCGTGTACGAATTATTATGGAGCCAGACGGCACAATGCCGGCATCGCCTTATGAGATTGAGCTCAAGAACGAGCTACATATTACAATCGTAAAGGAGTTGTAA
- a CDS encoding class I SAM-dependent methyltransferase, with the protein MSKIIQYYNQFDEWGRLDRAPLEFIVNWHFIRNYLPERGHILDNGAGPGKYAMELADSGYDVTLTDLTPRLVQLAAEKAEELGLTDRFKGFHVADARSLSSFADETFDASLMMGPLYHLQKEEDREQAVKELYRVTRSGGFVFIAFMTRIRHLLNALAYPQSWKPLDSMDEIHQFMDSGVFNHSDEGRFTGAYYYDIDAIKPFMEVQGFETVKLIGSSSVAGALTSEQFDYWRSQGNKQFSDFMQMIYDSAENIHLLGSASHLLYIGIRK; encoded by the coding sequence ATGAGTAAAATTATTCAATATTATAATCAGTTTGATGAATGGGGGCGTCTCGATAGAGCGCCCCTTGAGTTTATCGTCAACTGGCATTTTATTCGAAATTACTTGCCTGAGCGTGGACATATTTTGGATAATGGCGCCGGGCCTGGGAAATATGCGATGGAACTAGCTGATAGCGGCTATGATGTCACGTTAACAGATTTGACCCCAAGGCTGGTACAATTAGCCGCTGAGAAGGCAGAGGAGCTTGGGCTTACAGATCGTTTTAAAGGTTTCCACGTTGCAGATGCTAGAAGCTTGAGCTCGTTTGCAGATGAGACTTTTGATGCTTCATTGATGATGGGGCCGCTCTATCATTTACAGAAGGAAGAGGATCGTGAACAGGCGGTTAAGGAGCTATATCGTGTAACACGGAGTGGTGGGTTTGTGTTTATCGCCTTTATGACACGTATTAGGCATTTGCTAAATGCTCTTGCTTATCCGCAAAGCTGGAAGCCTCTTGATTCAATGGATGAGATTCACCAGTTTATGGATTCAGGTGTTTTTAATCATTCAGATGAAGGCAGATTCACGGGAGCCTATTACTACGATATAGATGCGATTAAGCCGTTTATGGAAGTGCAAGGATTTGAAACGGTCAAGTTGATTGGTTCCTCCAGCGTTGCAGGAGCCCTTACATCGGAGCAGTTCGATTATTGGAGGTCTCAGGGAAACAAACAATTCTCCGATTTCATGCAAATGATTTATGATTCTGCTGAAAATATTCATTTATTAGGTTCAGCTTCACATTTGCTTTATATCGGTATTAGAAAATAG
- the tsaE gene encoding tRNA (adenosine(37)-N6)-threonylcarbamoyltransferase complex ATPase subunit type 1 TsaE yields the protein MQQQISHATWLAQSEQDTVTLAEQLAAWVKPGTLLALDGDLGAGKTRFSQAFAGAIGVKGIVNSPTFTIIKEYEGNQLPFYHMDVYRLSLEEADELGLDDYFYGDGITIVEWASLIKELLPAERLELYIEHLGDEARRIQLTGYGEIYAGWCEALSKLGADR from the coding sequence ATGCAACAACAGATAAGCCATGCCACTTGGCTGGCACAATCGGAACAAGACACTGTAACGCTAGCCGAACAGCTTGCAGCTTGGGTAAAACCAGGTACATTGCTTGCATTGGATGGTGATCTGGGCGCGGGAAAAACTAGATTTTCACAAGCTTTTGCAGGTGCAATCGGTGTGAAAGGCATTGTGAATAGTCCGACATTTACAATTATAAAAGAATACGAAGGGAATCAGCTTCCCTTTTATCATATGGATGTTTACAGGCTGTCGCTGGAGGAAGCGGATGAGCTTGGTTTGGATGATTATTTTTATGGCGATGGCATAACGATTGTGGAATGGGCTAGCTTGATCAAGGAGCTGCTGCCAGCTGAGCGGTTGGAGCTGTATATTGAGCATCTTGGCGATGAAGCACGGCGCATACAATTGACCGGCTACGGTGAAATTTACGCAGGCTGGTGTGAAGCTTTAAGCAAGTTAGGAGCAGACAGATGA
- a CDS encoding diguanylate cyclase, with product MIWLDFSMFLVLLGLFFYVFASSNVTILHRMYLTLHVVFMCWTLFQFASQTTTSALFRLFYVSISYVGLSLLGIGWFVFIVYLTGQSYVIRKSRLFILAMPALISVAVVIINPNGMFLRINDQLSPLKQLQQGPLYWIMITQLIVYVTVSFVIMFYKLRGENSVRQRTLIKTAINGMFVLVSFAITDLFINVLLIEKMNQYIPLISVGMAVAAVYLVHAIRRNKVLDIIQTVQRDVMNTMSMGIIVLDENDIIIDVNKVIKPILRLRIGDKFNSAHLGPQFKGEVTRDIAAFFEEQNKRPMDRLEMEIAIQHDKHRHIIVQSAPILNNKKTLVGRVLTFQDVTELRLLVEETNVQNELLQDRNRDLLIMQDELFQANKKLEHMAITDGLTGCYNRRYLLHQLEQEVIANIRYGIPFSIFLFDLDHFKLINDKYGHLIGDEVLCGTVDAVRGVLRFTDILARYGGEEFTVYLPHTNRDQADQIAEILMESVEQNKINTGTSEEPVSVTISMGVISIEHVDPTDLVDPKAFLRELLAQADAALYEAKYNGRNRIVKRKLA from the coding sequence ATGATCTGGCTAGACTTTAGTATGTTTCTAGTGCTGCTCGGCTTGTTTTTCTACGTGTTTGCCTCCAGCAACGTTACGATTTTGCATCGTATGTATTTGACTTTGCATGTCGTTTTTATGTGTTGGACGCTTTTTCAATTTGCGTCTCAGACGACAACTTCTGCGCTCTTTAGACTATTTTACGTTTCCATATCGTATGTAGGGCTTTCTCTGCTTGGAATTGGATGGTTCGTATTCATCGTATATCTCACCGGCCAGTCGTATGTTATACGAAAGAGCCGGTTGTTCATTTTAGCGATGCCCGCGCTTATTTCTGTAGCTGTGGTTATCATTAACCCAAATGGCATGTTTCTACGAATTAACGATCAGCTAAGTCCGCTCAAGCAGCTACAGCAAGGGCCGTTGTACTGGATTATGATTACGCAATTAATTGTTTATGTAACCGTTTCTTTTGTTATTATGTTCTACAAGCTGCGCGGCGAAAATTCGGTACGGCAGCGCACATTAATCAAAACCGCAATAAACGGTATGTTTGTACTCGTTTCGTTTGCTATTACAGATTTATTCATCAATGTTCTATTAATTGAAAAAATGAATCAATATATTCCGCTTATTTCAGTAGGAATGGCTGTTGCCGCTGTTTATTTGGTACATGCCATTAGACGGAACAAAGTACTCGATATTATTCAAACCGTACAAAGAGATGTAATGAATACGATGTCGATGGGTATTATCGTGCTTGATGAGAACGATATCATCATTGATGTAAATAAAGTAATAAAGCCGATTCTGAGGCTGCGCATCGGCGACAAGTTTAATTCCGCTCATCTAGGACCGCAATTTAAAGGCGAGGTTACTAGAGATATTGCTGCTTTTTTTGAAGAGCAGAATAAGCGTCCGATGGACCGGCTTGAGATGGAAATTGCAATTCAGCATGACAAGCATAGGCATATTATCGTACAGTCTGCGCCTATATTGAACAATAAGAAGACATTGGTAGGCAGAGTACTAACCTTCCAAGATGTGACGGAGCTTCGCCTGCTAGTCGAAGAAACGAATGTTCAGAACGAGCTGCTCCAGGATCGGAATCGCGATCTGCTTATTATGCAGGACGAGCTGTTTCAAGCGAATAAGAAGCTGGAGCATATGGCGATTACTGACGGTTTGACCGGCTGCTATAATCGGCGTTACTTGCTTCATCAATTGGAGCAAGAAGTGATTGCTAATATTCGTTATGGCATACCCTTCTCTATATTTTTATTTGACCTCGATCATTTTAAATTGATTAATGATAAATATGGCCACTTAATTGGTGATGAGGTGCTTTGCGGTACGGTTGATGCCGTTAGAGGAGTTCTGCGATTTACGGATATATTAGCTCGTTATGGCGGAGAAGAATTTACGGTGTATTTGCCGCATACCAACCGAGACCAAGCTGATCAGATAGCGGAGATTCTTATGGAATCGGTTGAGCAAAATAAAATAAACACAGGAACCTCGGAGGAGCCGGTATCGGTAACGATAAGCATGGGGGTAATCTCTATTGAACATGTTGACCCAACCGATTTAGTAGATCCAAAAGCTTTTTTAAGAGAGTTGCTTGCACAGGCAGATGCCGCATTATATGAAGCCAAGTATAATGGACGTAATCGGATTGTTAAACGAAAATTAGCCTAG
- a CDS encoding YitT family protein — translation MGSLQHHKLSKLEVLRRVLFITLGAALVSVGLEIFLVPNHIIDGGIVGISIMASYLTKVPLGLFLFLLNLPFLFLGYKQIGKTFAISTLYGVSVMSLGTFLLHPVPPLTVEPFLAAIFGGVILGIGVGMVIRFGGSLDGTEIVAIVFNKRIPLSVGETVMFFNLFILGSAGFVFGWDRAMYSLIAYYIAYKLIDITIEGFDESKAVWIISDEAKEIGAAIMSRLGRGVTYLHGEGGFTGGSKRVIFCVITRLEEAKMKSIVHELDPVAFLAVGNIHDVKGGRFKKRDIH, via the coding sequence ATGGGATCATTACAGCACCACAAACTGTCCAAGCTCGAAGTGTTGCGAAGAGTGCTGTTTATTACACTAGGCGCTGCGCTCGTCTCAGTTGGGCTGGAAATCTTTCTAGTACCAAATCATATTATTGATGGTGGTATTGTCGGCATATCGATCATGGCCTCCTATTTAACGAAAGTGCCGCTTGGTCTTTTTCTCTTTCTTCTTAATCTTCCATTTTTGTTCCTTGGTTACAAGCAAATCGGCAAAACCTTTGCAATATCGACGCTGTACGGCGTTTCGGTCATGTCGCTTGGAACGTTTTTGCTTCATCCCGTACCGCCTCTTACGGTAGAGCCTTTTCTAGCTGCTATATTCGGCGGTGTCATTTTGGGCATTGGCGTTGGCATGGTTATTCGTTTTGGCGGATCGCTCGATGGTACCGAAATTGTTGCGATCGTGTTTAATAAGCGTATTCCTCTTTCGGTTGGCGAGACCGTTATGTTTTTCAACTTATTCATTCTCGGCAGTGCAGGCTTCGTGTTTGGCTGGGATCGGGCGATGTATTCGCTTATCGCGTATTATATTGCTTATAAATTGATTGATATTACGATCGAGGGCTTCGATGAATCCAAAGCGGTGTGGATCATTAGCGATGAAGCGAAGGAAATCGGCGCAGCGATTATGAGCCGTTTAGGACGCGGAGTTACTTACCTGCATGGCGAAGGCGGCTTTACTGGCGGCAGCAAACGCGTTATTTTTTGTGTCATTACGCGGCTTGAAGAAGCGAAGATGAAGTCGATTGTTCATGAGCTTGACCCTGTGGCGTTTCTTGCCGTCGGCAATATTCACGATGTGAAGGGCGGACGGTTTAAGAAACGGGATATTCACTAA
- the thiL gene encoding thiamine-phosphate kinase, translated as MDEFASIHHWTAGRQGSAWQRERGVVIGIGDDTAVVDPASAADGIAAPKRMLLAVDTMVETVHFKPSTMRDEDVGYKALAANISDIAAMGGVPLHVLVSVSVPPSYTPERMRRLYDGLYECAERYGVAIVGGDTTSAPEHLVVAVTVVGTVEAGRELCRSGAKPGDAVFVTGAVGMSAAGLHALLAEEERVVLQPADFSAGREGLLVQAHQRPNPSVRAGRLLLEHGSCRSLNDVSDGLASEAWEIAEASGLRLVLYEKLLPKSGSLAAYASRVGIDPLEWMLYGGEDYVLLGTIAPEHAEAMRVAFHQEGIPFFIIGETVMGEPAVELIRHDQAYMEKESLPHLEKRVLLKKRGYNHFST; from the coding sequence TTGGATGAGTTTGCGAGTATTCATCATTGGACGGCAGGCAGGCAAGGAAGTGCTTGGCAGCGCGAGCGCGGCGTGGTTATAGGGATAGGCGATGATACCGCCGTAGTTGATCCCGCTTCTGCTGCGGATGGCATTGCTGCACCAAAGCGGATGCTGCTGGCCGTCGACACGATGGTGGAGACGGTACACTTCAAGCCGTCGACGATGCGGGACGAGGATGTCGGCTATAAGGCGCTTGCCGCCAACATTAGCGATATTGCCGCGATGGGAGGCGTGCCTTTGCATGTGCTAGTCTCAGTCAGCGTGCCGCCATCGTATACGCCGGAGCGGATGCGGAGGTTGTATGATGGGCTGTACGAGTGCGCCGAGCGCTACGGTGTTGCCATTGTAGGCGGCGATACGACGTCGGCGCCGGAGCATTTGGTTGTCGCTGTAACGGTGGTTGGCACCGTGGAAGCAGGGCGTGAGCTGTGTCGCTCGGGCGCAAAGCCGGGCGATGCAGTGTTTGTGACCGGCGCCGTAGGCATGTCGGCGGCGGGATTGCATGCGCTCCTTGCAGAGGAGGAGCGCGTGGTGCTGCAGCCCGCGGATTTCAGCGCGGGTAGGGAAGGTTTGCTTGTGCAGGCGCATCAGCGGCCAAATCCTTCAGTGCGTGCGGGAAGGCTGCTGCTTGAGCATGGGAGCTGTCGTTCACTTAATGATGTAAGCGACGGCCTCGCGAGCGAAGCATGGGAAATTGCTGAAGCGTCGGGGCTTCGCCTCGTGCTGTATGAGAAGCTTCTGCCAAAGAGCGGCAGCTTGGCTGCTTACGCTTCAAGAGTAGGAATAGATCCGCTGGAATGGATGCTGTATGGCGGAGAAGATTACGTCTTGCTTGGCACGATAGCACCAGAGCATGCGGAAGCGATGCGAGTAGCTTTTCATCAAGAAGGTATTCCTTTTTTTATTATTGGGGAAACCGTGATGGGAGAGCCCGCTGTTGAACTCATTCGACATGATCAAGCTTATATGGAAAAAGAGTCGCTGCCTCATTTGGAGAAGAGAGTTTTGCTTAAGAAACGCGGATATAATCATTTTTCGACATGA
- a CDS encoding 2-isopropylmalate synthase produces MTNEMKKIQIFDTTLRDGEQSPGASIDPERKIIIARQLGKLGIDVIEPGFPVSSPGEFAAVQQISRELQHVEIAGFARAVKVDIDAAVKATQDAARRRLHLFISSSDIHLNHQLRKSREEVIKIARDMVAYGKQFVDEIEFSAMDSTRSGRDFVIQLVEAVIAEGATIINLPDTLGYAMPEEMSELFRAVRKQARGGDTVRYSAHCHNDLGLAVANSISAINAGATQIEVTVNGIGERAGNCSLEELVMAIETRKDAIQAETNIKISEIYETSRLVSRAMHFPIAYNKPIVGRNAFQHESGIHQDGLLKNRNTYEIMDPEAMGISRNMIILGKHSGRHAIKHRLAEYGIDMTEVQLQDVYDKFKEVADAQKIVTDDELIRIAGELTQTQPDPYVLVDLHVHAGTQPSRTATVTIRENEFGVEQSYIAMGGGPIEAVIHAIQQAIPVAAEFEDLELHSLSTGEDAHGEAVVSIIHQQKRFRGTSIHSDIVLAAAQAYVSACNQAVMTTGSRVVEVIQTKAAN; encoded by the coding sequence ATGACAAACGAAATGAAAAAAATCCAAATTTTTGATACAACTCTTCGTGATGGCGAGCAGTCACCAGGTGCTTCAATTGATCCTGAACGTAAAATTATTATTGCACGCCAGCTTGGCAAGCTTGGCATTGATGTTATTGAGCCAGGTTTCCCGGTTTCCAGCCCAGGCGAATTCGCGGCTGTACAGCAAATTTCACGTGAGCTTCAGCATGTAGAGATTGCAGGTTTTGCGAGAGCGGTAAAGGTTGATATTGACGCTGCAGTGAAAGCGACACAGGATGCAGCACGCAGACGCCTTCACTTGTTTATATCCTCCTCCGATATTCATCTTAATCATCAGCTTCGCAAATCTCGAGAAGAGGTCATTAAGATTGCGAGAGATATGGTTGCTTATGGCAAGCAATTCGTAGATGAAATCGAGTTTTCTGCAATGGATTCCACACGATCTGGCAGAGATTTTGTGATTCAGCTCGTTGAGGCGGTTATTGCGGAAGGTGCGACTATCATTAACCTGCCTGATACGCTTGGTTATGCTATGCCAGAGGAAATGAGCGAGCTGTTCCGCGCGGTGCGCAAGCAAGCCAGAGGCGGAGATACGGTGAGATATAGTGCCCATTGTCATAATGACCTAGGCCTTGCTGTAGCTAACAGTATTTCGGCTATTAATGCAGGTGCCACACAAATTGAAGTGACTGTAAACGGGATTGGCGAACGAGCGGGCAACTGCTCTCTAGAAGAGCTGGTTATGGCAATAGAAACGCGCAAGGATGCTATTCAAGCAGAAACAAACATTAAAATTAGCGAAATTTATGAAACCTCTCGTTTGGTTAGTCGCGCTATGCATTTCCCGATTGCTTACAATAAGCCAATCGTTGGCCGCAATGCATTCCAGCATGAATCGGGCATCCATCAAGACGGCTTGCTGAAAAACCGTAACACGTATGAAATTATGGATCCGGAAGCGATGGGTATTTCGCGGAACATGATTATATTAGGCAAACATTCCGGCCGCCATGCGATTAAACATCGCCTTGCTGAGTATGGCATCGATATGACAGAAGTGCAGCTGCAGGATGTGTACGATAAATTCAAGGAAGTCGCTGATGCTCAAAAAATCGTGACAGATGATGAATTGATTCGTATCGCAGGTGAGCTGACACAGACGCAGCCAGATCCATATGTACTGGTTGATCTGCATGTTCACGCTGGTACGCAGCCTTCACGTACAGCGACGGTTACCATCCGTGAGAATGAGTTTGGTGTAGAACAATCTTATATCGCAATGGGAGGCGGCCCTATTGAGGCAGTGATCCATGCCATTCAACAAGCAATTCCAGTAGCAGCGGAGTTCGAGGATTTGGAGCTTCATTCGCTATCAACTGGCGAGGATGCTCACGGTGAAGCGGTCGTCAGCATTATTCATCAACAGAAACGATTCCGGGGTACATCCATTCATAGTGATATTGTGCTTGCAGCCGCTCAAGCTTATGTTTCAGCGTGCAATCAAGCAGTTATGACGACAGGCAGCAGAGTAGTAGAAGTAATCCAAACTAAAGCTGCCAACTAA